GTCGGATGTTATAAGCCTCTAAGGTCTCCTCTCTTGACCCCTTCTAGGGGAAGGATTCAAGCACAAACACATGTGACAATCAATTCTGATAGTCGCAGGCGATTGGAAATGTCTGCTAGCTTTCCAAAACAATCACCGTCAGAAGATGAAATTCAGAAACTTGAAGGTAAAGTTGAAGGTCTTTAGCTTCTTTGCATTCTTTTATGTTTATATGCAATTGAAGTACATTCTCATGCTAAGGATAGTATTGCGTATTTAATAGTTGAAACAAAGTTGCAACTTCTGTTGAGAGTATAGAGTCAATATCATAAGGTTTAGTATGAGTTGCTTAGAAAACTAGTAACATTTTTGGTGAGTTATTACTcttgaaatgatttataacGATGAACAAACTTGTCTTCTATACTTATTTCACAGTTAGTTATGACTTTCCATTGACTTGGAAATTCATGTTTGTTCTGGTTTCTTAAACTGGATCTTTAGGCATAATTGTCAAGGCCCTAGCTGAAAGAATGGTGGACATGAAGGAAAACATGGGCAATAATTTCTTTGCTTCTTTTCGGAACGGGAACACGGTATGCATGCTCCTGACTGTTTGCAGCATTTCTTAGAGTAAAGATCACTGgtatatttcaagatttttttcTCCAAAACAGAACCAAGTTGAATTGTTCAGTAGGATCTTCTCTAACTGCTTCAAGGAACAACTTCAAAACAAGTCCCCTAAGGTAATCGGATTACTCTTGACATGAAAATTTGCCTTGTTTGCATTTCATCTCCTCCAAAGGAAAGTTTCGATCCCATGTCATCTCCATTCTCCACATGCAGCTAAAGAGAAGATGTACCTGTTAGACGAGTTAGATGAAAAATGACGTGTTTTCCTTGATAGACTCATTCTtcttaaaacatatttttagtTAGAATGCATATTGCATAACATCTCTCAAACTATGCCATCTCTTTCAGTCTTTTGGTCTTTGGAgatgaagaggaagaaaaaaaaaagaaaatggacCTCGTGAGCTTGATGATctatttctttctcaaaaagaaatattgatgatttattagTTCGATTTCTTGACAAGGTTGTTCAGTTGACTATTGCGTTCAAACATATGTTAGTAACTCATGTTTAGCTTGAAACAGTAACCTCTTATTTTCCATGAGAATCCCTCATACATATTGGCTCGGCAGAATTTGTAACTTCATATTTCGAAAGTAAATCATTAAGAAAAGGGCTGTATTATAGTGAAGCTTAGCTACAAAAGATGCATGCAACCTAGGTGAAATATTACTTGGaataattttaagttgttatTGTTACGCTGCTAAATTGATCAGTAATCtaaggtagtggtaaggtctatGGGTAACAGCCTCTAAACCCTACAAAGATAGGGGTCaagtctgcgtacatcctactcTCTCCAGATCCCACTCATGGGATTGCACtggttttgttgttgttgtagctaAATTGATCAGTAAACTAATGTCAAATCTGGATATTATTTCCGGACTGTCCTTTTTTATATGATTCATATAGCTTGTAATCCTCCACATGCAGTTGAACTCAGATCCTTCAAAAGAGATAAGCTGCTCAGAAAACAACTCCACATGCATACCCCTCCAAGATTTATCTAATCTTAGAAACCGAAAGGTAAGCTTGGTCACCTTTTAAGCATTTTCCCCCATTTGCGAACCTTGAAGCATTCAATTTGTCAATCTTGCCATTATGAAAGTTGTTGTTAAGAATCTGAGTCTTTTACTTTTGAGTTGATGAGAAGTATCTATAAAGTCATGGGAACGAGTCTAGTTAGAATTTTGTCGATTTTGCTATTGTCAAACTACCTATATGTTTTACTTTTCTTGATACAAGAATTTTGTCAAAAGATTTCAGTATTGTAGTAGCTGGAAACTATTTGGAAAGATCAAAAGTCAATCTGAATGTCGTGTTAGTATATACTGCTTGAGTCTAGTTAGAATCCATAATCTCTTTTAGTGCTAAGTCCAAATGAGTAGGACATTGCACGCAGAACTTAAgttaatatatcaaatataatGTTCGTCATAGCGTCGTGCTTCAGCATCATGGTGACCAGTAAATTCTGGTTTTCAGTGTTGCAGAGCTTGCATAAAGAAGGGCAAATGCAACCACTGGACTGTAGTTACGATTCAAGAAAAGGAACTTTCGGTAAGTCTTTCTTGAACTATATTAAAATTTGCTATTTACTTACCTTCAGGGCTTTCTATTTGAAATTTGTCCATGTATGTCATTTGGGTGAATTTTGTCCTCAAGTATCAACGGCCGCACATGTTTCTCGTTGATCCACAGAAAAGAGTTGATCTGTTAACTTCACAGGAAACATGTTGAGCATTTCGCCTCGCTTAATTTGCACTTAGTCTCTGGTGTCTTCATCAAGGCTCTAAGTAATACTTTTCCTTGCTAATGAAAGTCTCCTGAAGAggtgacactaaacaattgatatattacatacatatttgtatGGTTTTTCTCAATTTGTGCCTTTTTTCATCAAAACCCACACTTTTGCGCCTATTTCTTTTGATAACATTGATCCCAGTCCTTAAGAACTACTAATTTCTTGACAAATAACCTGATTTCCTGTTGCCTCATTTGCTTTATCTCTTGCTATTTTGCTGTCACTTTATTCTTGCAATCTTGCTTCATTAACATTTCTTTTGCGTTGAGGCtctatcagaaacaacctctttaCCTCATGAAGGtaggtaaggtctgtgtacatccTACTtttcccagaccccacttgtagGATTATATTGGGTGTGTTGTTATTGTAATGATCTCTTGACAAGTAAAAAGGTTTTGGATGGTATAAGAGATGAAGAAGCCTAGGCATCAATAGAAGGCCTTATGTGCTTCATGGTCCCCGCAAGCGCTTTTTGCGGTACCATAGGTAGCTAGAGATCTAAAAAGAACAGTATGGTCTACTGCAGTAGAGATGAATAAGTGCTGATGACAGTGAACCATAACGTTGTTGAATCTATTGAAGAGTGTAAGAGTATTAAGTACTAGTTTGGTtgtctaaatattttttttaatcaagtaAATGTATTTCATTCTTAAACATGACCAAATTGACCATATACAAGGGATAAGTACAACCTCTGCCCAATCATCTATACAGCAAGGAGTTTTCTGTTTACACCAAAGAAAATAAGGGAGCAGAGACTATTCCTCAACTGAGAGAAACTCGATTCTACACCTTCAAAAGCTCTCCTATTTCTCTCTCAACAAACTACCCACATTAAAGCAAGTGGGACCACATTCCAAGTCGTTCGTCTTCTCCTCCTTCCTCTTCCACCTGAACATCAAATCTTTCACAGTTTTTGGTATTACCCATGAAGTGCTGATGAGCCACCTAACCAGATCCCACCATAACCTCATGGTTGTACCGCAATGAAGTAGAAGATGATCCACGTCCTCGCCCACCTTCTTTCACATGTAACACCAGCTGACACATACAACCTTCCATTTTCTAAGATTTTCCGCTGTCAAAATCACCCCTCTATGTATGTGAATTACATGTTAAGATATTCATTTCTATTCCTGTTTTTGACTTTTAGACTTTAAGTGACTGTTAATCGTGAGTCTGCAAGCAAATTAGTTGTAATGCTTTGATTTGCACAAGATCCTTTCCAGTTCAATACATGTTTTTTTGGGCTAAATACTTTCTTGATTTGATATAGATCACTGTCTTGGATGACTAATAATTTAAGCTGACAGAATCTTAAGGTGCTGTTATCAAGTACAAAGAAAGAGTTCAAAAATCTGCAGTCTCAGCTACAAAGTGATCTGAAGCAACTTGGTAGGCTTTTCCTGTAAACAAACCtatctatatatacatattgacTATCGTTTCTATAATTTGAAAGCTAAGTTGAAATTTGATTTATCCTGGTTTCAGGAGACCAAGTACTGGATATGTCTAATGCTGCTCTAGGATATCATAAGGTTATGAAAGAAAACAGAACCTTGCATAACATGGTTCAGGATCTAAAAGGTATTTCAACAAGGATTACATCGACAAACATAACAATGTGAAAGGCTTGGGGATAGGAGGCAATAGAAAATCGGttccaaaataacaaaaactCAAGATAAAATGGCTTAATCTCTTTTTATCTCTCCCATTCCACTGTTTTGTGATTGGAGGAAACAGAAAATGATAAATCACAGAGTTGAAAACGACGGAAAAAGGAAGTATATAAAAGAACATCAACTAAAAGTAAAATGCTGAGTTACTCTACCCCCATTGAATAACCTATTGGAATCAAGTGTTGTTCCACAACAGCTCTCTAATCCTGTTGCGTTAATTTACTCTTCAGGGAATATTAGAGTTTACTGCAGAATAAGGCCTGCCTTCAATGAAGAAGCGAAAACTGCCATAGATTTCATTGGAGAAGATGGTTCTTTGGTTGTAATTGATCCACTAAAATCCTGGAAAGAAGGGAGGAAAATTTTCCAGTTCAACCGTGTTTTCGGTCCAAGTGCCACTCAGGGTAAGGATACTGTGTGTTACATTGTACAGCTGAAGATACATCTTCCATATTTTTATAAAGGTTTTGTTGTAATTATGTTTCCTTTTTTCAGCATGCTTTGACATGCTCTTTGTAGTATTTTGACATGACTTCTTTACTCCTGttaattcttttttcttgagccgagggtctatcggaaacagcctctctacctcccaaGGTAAGGGGTGGGGCGGGCTGGGGGGATAAGGTCTGcctacactctaccctccccagagcCACCTGTGGAATTACATTGGACATGCTGCTGTTGTTTTATTGTGTAACACTGCTTAATTTTGCAGAAGATGTATTTCGAGACACTAAACCGCTTGTAAGATCAGTGATGGATGGTTACAATGTATGCATTTTTGCTTATGGTCAAACTGGATCTGGGAAAACATATACCATGGTAAGAGCTTTTATGATGAGGCATACACGAAGAATTATTCCTTAAATTTGCATGCCGAAGCTTTACATCCTGATATTTCTCTCTTGGCAGTCTGGCCCTGGAGGTGGATCAACAAAGGAATTCGGAATCAATCAATTGGCTCTGAATGATCTATTTGTACTATCTGATGAGAGGAAGGACATCATGAGTTATAAGATCCACGTTCAAATGGTCGAGATATACAATGAACAAATTCATGATCTTCTCGCAGATGATCCTTTGCTAACTAAATATCCTTTCACTGAATTATACCTTAGTTTCCACCAAATTTCGTGAGTTAATTTGAGATACTTAAAGGCGGAAAGTGAAATGATTGCACCCTTAACTGTTCATACATTAGAGATTAGAAGCTGCATGAGTCGCAATGGTCTACCTCTGCCTGATGCTAGCATGCATCCAGTGAATTGCGCTACAGATGTTATGGAACTGATGAAACTTGGTGACTTGAACCGTGTGGTTGGCTGTACTGCCATGAATAACCGTAGTAGTCGTTCACACAGGTGAGGCTGCACAGTATTTAAGTTATCTCTACTCAATTTCCATTCAGCCCAACTTAACAGAGTTATTAACATTGTCAAGTGTACTTGCAGTGTGCTGACTGTACACGTGCATGGTGAGGATACATCTGGTAACATAATTCACAGTTGCCTCCATTTGGTGGATCTTGCTGGTAGTGAACGAGTTGACAAGTCGGAAGTCACTGGAGATGGCCTCAAAGAGGCGCAACATATTAATAAATCTCTCTCTTGCTTGGGTGATGTGATCACAGCATTGGCACAGAAGAATTCCCATATCCCTTATAGAAACAGCAAACTCACCTTACTCTTGCAGAACTCTTTAGGTATGTACAATTAGTTCAAGATTTCGCTCCTCCAGATATAGCAACTTATATGACTGGTATAGACAATTATTTGGCCAAATAGAAACTTAGGCGTTGAAGCATTTCAGATGACTGTTTTTTCGACTCAAGTGAATTCTGCAGTTACAAGAATTTATAATTTACTAatgcttttttttttgggtgtatTTCAGGTGGACATGCGAAAACGTTGATGTTTGCTCATGTCAGTCCTGAAGGGGATTCCTTTGGAGAAACAATTAGTACTCTGAAGTTTGCACAGAGGGTTTCGAGTGTGGAACTTGGTGCAGCTCGTTTAAATAAAGAGAGCACCGAAGTTTTAGAGCTCAAGGCCGAGGTAAAATACAATCATTTTATGATGTCATATGGTTATATAAGTATTACGGTGTGGCTTAAATGTTGGTTACAAGACAACACcatacccagtgtaattccACAGGTGGgatttggggagggtagagtgacTTAAATGTTGGTTACAAGATAGAGAAGGCTGTATTTTTGTGCTTTGGTTGTCGCATTATTGCGTTGTCAATACTGTTCTTTCTTCTGTATGTTGTGTACTTCTCTCCATTTTGCTTTATTTCGTTGTTGTTACTGCTTTCATTATCGTAGTTGGTTACAAGACAGAACAAAGAAAACTTTCTTGGGCTTATAATGACGGATATGATTCATTACCTGCCAACTGTTGACATGATTGTAGATTGAGACCCTAAAAAGGGCATTGGCTAACAAGGAAGCACTAACTCCTCAAATTAACAAAACAAAGGAAGCAGCAAGGACACCTTTCCAGAAGCCAAAAGCAATAGCTGATAGACCCACTCCACGAGCTCGAAGATTAAGCATTGAGAATTGCACCACCACCATGAGGACAGAAAAGGCGAACCTCGATGATGAAAAGGGATCCAAGACTCCAGCTGTGAAAACTCGCTCGAGAAGATTAAGTTTAGAAGGGCCAAGATTAGCCAGCAAGAATCTTgaacatattaaattattaGAAGCCACTACCAAGTGCGACCAGCAAGAAGTTGTGTGCTTACAGCAATCAACTGAGCTTCAGGAGGGAGATGATGTCACAAAATTGTATGATCAAGCCGGTAATGATAGTTGCCTGAAGGCTCCTCAGAGTCCATCTTTTGCTTTTAGAAGCCAGGATGCTCCTCAAAGTACAGCTTCTGGTCTCAATTACCAGCAGGCTCCTCGGAGTCCAACTTTTGCTTTAAAAAGCCAGCAGCCTCCTCGGAGTCCAACTTCTGGTTTTAATAGCTGGCAGGCTCCTCGGAGTCCAACTTCTGGTTTTAAAAGCCAGCAGCCTCAACTGAGTCCAACTTCTGGTTTCAAAAGCCAGCAGCCACCTCGAAGTCCAACTTCTGGTTTCAAAAGCCAGCAGGCTCCTCGGAGTCCAACTTCTACCTATAAAAGTCAGCAGCCTCCTCTGAGTCCAACTTATGGTTTCAAAAGCCAGCAGGCTCGTCGGAGTCCAACTTCTAGCTATAAAAGTCAGCAGCCTCCTCGAAGTCCAACTTCTGGTTTCAAAAGCCAGCAGGCATCTCGGAGTCCAACTTCTGCTTTTAAGAGCTGCAATGCACCTAGGAGTCCGACAAGTGCTGCCATTAAAATCCAGGGTGTGAAAACAACAGATAGCAGAACAAGGATTCCTTCTCTTCAACTACCCAAAACACCTGAGCCACTGATAACCTCTATAAATGAGAACAAGGCAGGAATGCAAAGTGAGCGTACAATTTCATCTGAATTCCAGACGCCTACTTTGATTAGCCGTACTCATGGAAAAGGATCTCAAATACGAAGATCACTTCGGACTATTGGGAAACTGATTAATGGTTCTGAAAGAAAGTAAGTGATTCATTGCCTGATCGCATTTCAGTTGATTTTTATGTATTCGATTAATCCATATATATAAGTAGATGAAGCTATAGATGAATTCAATTAATCTAATGTAGAATTGTGTTTTATTTACTTGTGAAAACTTATAGGAACCAACAGAAAAGGACTGAAGCAGCCCCACTATCGCCTTTTAATTGCCAAAATGAGGagatgtcatcaatgacatCTAATGCAAGGACACTGAGAAGACAATCCCTAACTggcattccaccaccaatcatGTCGAGGAGATCTTCACTTGGAGGAGGGAGCTTGCCTTATTCTTGTAAGTAAAAGagataacaatcaaaatacacTTGAAGTATCACGTTTTTGCGAGTTTCCTACCTAAACTATCATGTGTTCACTTTTCCTACCTGAACTATTAGTGTTTCACTTTTCCTACCTGAACTAATAGTGTTTCCTAATAGTTCAGGTAGGAAAAGTGAACATATGATAGTTTAGATAAGAAACTCGCAAAACCCTGATACGTTAGATGTGTTTTTCACCATCAAACTCTTAGGTAAAATGAATGTGAAATTTCAGCTAAAAACCAATACTGATCAAATGTAGCATTTACAGAAACGTCATTCATTTTACAGGTGCAAATGAAAGTAGAAATTGCAAAACTCCTGGAACTTCAGCAAAGTTAACAAAGAGGTGGCTATGAGGAACAAACTAAGTAGCTAACATCAAGGAGCTGACAGTAGGCGTCAACAAATACTGACTACTTGACATTGAGTTAGACAAGTTTATGCTGCAGGTACTCACTGCAATTTTAGATGTTGTAATGCTGTTAACATCGACATTTCTGTACAGATTACTGAGGCAGAAAATAGGAACTGAGGGACCAGAAGGAAACAAATTTCCTGTTATTTGAACCATGACGAAACCTGATAGATGTTAACATTGTTGT
This sequence is a window from Solanum dulcamara chromosome 10, daSolDulc1.2, whole genome shotgun sequence. Protein-coding genes within it:
- the LOC129871489 gene encoding kinesin-like protein KIN-14L isoform X1 translates to MENPTRGRGHEYNLAWRKAEEAALRRYQATHWLECFVGPLGISSQPSEREFVSCLRSGLVLCNLINKVQTGSVPKVVENHTPSQSIMWDSQPLPAYQYFENIRNFLVAVEDLKLPAFEASIFERDNIEAGSSTKVVDCILELKAYHEWKQMTGGVGCYKPLRSPLLTPSRGRIQAQTHVTINSDSRRRLEMSASFPKQSPSEDEIQKLEGIIVKALAERMVDMKENMGNNFFASFRNGNTNQVELFSRIFSNCFKEQLQNKSPKLNSDPSKEISCSENNSTCIPLQDLSNLRNRKCCRACIKKGKCNHWTVVTIQEKELSNLKVLLSSTKKEFKNLQSQLQSDLKQLGDQVLDMSNAALGYHKVMKENRTLHNMVQDLKGNIRVYCRIRPAFNEEAKTAIDFIGEDGSLVVIDPLKSWKEGRKIFQFNRVFGPSATQEDVFRDTKPLVRSVMDGYNVCIFAYGQTGSGKTYTMSGPGGGSTKEFGINQLALNDLFVLSDERKDIMSYKIHVQMVEIYNEQIHDLLADDPLLTKLEIRSCMSRNGLPLPDASMHPVNCATDVMELMKLGDLNRVVGCTAMNNRSSRSHSVLTVHVHGEDTSGNIIHSCLHLVDLAGSERVDKSEVTGDGLKEAQHINKSLSCLGDVITALAQKNSHIPYRNSKLTLLLQNSLGGHAKTLMFAHVSPEGDSFGETISTLKFAQRVSSVELGAARLNKESTEVLELKAEIETLKRALANKEALTPQINKTKEAARTPFQKPKAIADRPTPRARRLSIENCTTTMRTEKANLDDEKGSKTPAVKTRSRRLSLEGPRLASKNLEHIKLLEATTKCDQQEVVCLQQSTELQEGDDVTKLYDQAGNDSCLKAPQSPSFAFRSQDAPQSTASGLNYQQAPRSPTFALKSQQPPRSPTSGFNSWQAPRSPTSGFKSQQPQLSPTSGFKSQQPPRSPTSGFKSQQAPRSPTSTYKSQQPPLSPTYGFKSQQARRSPTSSYKSQQPPRSPTSGFKSQQASRSPTSAFKSCNAPRSPTSAAIKIQGVKTTDSRTRIPSLQLPKTPEPLITSINENKAGMQSERTISSEFQTPTLISRTHGKGSQIRRSLRTIGKLINGSERKNQQKRTEAAPLSPFNCQNEEMSSMTSNARTLRRQSLTGIPPPIMSRRSSLGGGSLPYSCANESRNCKTPGTSAKLTKRWL
- the LOC129871489 gene encoding kinesin-like protein KIN-14L isoform X2, which gives rise to MENPTRGRGHEYNLAWRKAEEAALRRYQATHWLECFVGPLGISSQPSEREFVSCLRSGLVLCNLINKVQTGSVPKVVENHTPSQSIMWDSQPLPAYQYFENIRNFLVAVEDLKLPAFEASIFERDNIEAGSSTKVVDCILELKAYHEWKQMTGGVGCYKPLRSPLLTPSRGRIQAQTHVTINSDSRRRLEMSASFPKQSPSEDEIQKLEGIIVKALAERMVDMKENMGNNFFASFRNGNTLNSDPSKEISCSENNSTCIPLQDLSNLRNRKCCRACIKKGKCNHWTVVTIQEKELSNLKVLLSSTKKEFKNLQSQLQSDLKQLGDQVLDMSNAALGYHKVMKENRTLHNMVQDLKGNIRVYCRIRPAFNEEAKTAIDFIGEDGSLVVIDPLKSWKEGRKIFQFNRVFGPSATQEDVFRDTKPLVRSVMDGYNVCIFAYGQTGSGKTYTMSGPGGGSTKEFGINQLALNDLFVLSDERKDIMSYKIHVQMVEIYNEQIHDLLADDPLLTKLEIRSCMSRNGLPLPDASMHPVNCATDVMELMKLGDLNRVVGCTAMNNRSSRSHSVLTVHVHGEDTSGNIIHSCLHLVDLAGSERVDKSEVTGDGLKEAQHINKSLSCLGDVITALAQKNSHIPYRNSKLTLLLQNSLGGHAKTLMFAHVSPEGDSFGETISTLKFAQRVSSVELGAARLNKESTEVLELKAEIETLKRALANKEALTPQINKTKEAARTPFQKPKAIADRPTPRARRLSIENCTTTMRTEKANLDDEKGSKTPAVKTRSRRLSLEGPRLASKNLEHIKLLEATTKCDQQEVVCLQQSTELQEGDDVTKLYDQAGNDSCLKAPQSPSFAFRSQDAPQSTASGLNYQQAPRSPTFALKSQQPPRSPTSGFNSWQAPRSPTSGFKSQQPQLSPTSGFKSQQPPRSPTSGFKSQQAPRSPTSTYKSQQPPLSPTYGFKSQQARRSPTSSYKSQQPPRSPTSGFKSQQASRSPTSAFKSCNAPRSPTSAAIKIQGVKTTDSRTRIPSLQLPKTPEPLITSINENKAGMQSERTISSEFQTPTLISRTHGKGSQIRRSLRTIGKLINGSERKNQQKRTEAAPLSPFNCQNEEMSSMTSNARTLRRQSLTGIPPPIMSRRSSLGGGSLPYSCANESRNCKTPGTSAKLTKRWL